The DNA region GTATTAGTTTACCATTTTTTCAAATTGTTcattttgaattttcaaaattcaagttaATCTTTTATGTTATATTATAATCATTTTAGAAAGTTTTGTTAAAAAAAAGTGTgacattttttttgtttaataacttaattattaaaactttataaataaataattgaaataaaagaGTTAAGATTAATACACCATCCGATCACTATTATAAACAACAATTCTTTGGAagaattttaaattttttatctCTAAACAAGTTTGAATTCCCTCCTTAAcatattttttttttctgttttgtcCCTTCATCAAACCTAATCATTAAAATAAATGACAATGACTTATTATATAATTTAtgttttttaaaattattttaattgatatgaattttttttaatttgacattgattttttctattttatttttttctaaattattcaaaatttaaaccattaaaaaaaatcaaaataaccACCACGTGATTCAAACACATGTTTTGGGTTTTCTAAACTATTATTCAAATCATGTTTTAGGCAGGGAAATCAACCAGAATGACCACCACCAATATTCAATCCAATCCATTTAATTCTATTGTTAATTTATTATCATGCTAAATACATAAAATTAGTATTTGATACTCCTTATTTTCATCATCACTACAATACAGAAAAACACATAATTAAGGAGTTTTATCATTTTCAACATCATCACAATAGTATACGAAGTATAAATCAATCTTTATTAACAACTTCTCATTTTCATCATCATTACAATAATACATAAATTATgaaatttcatcatttttatcatCATCACAATAAATATAAACCAATATTTGTTAACAACTCTGGATTATATGTTGGTGTGATGATGAAATGATGAAATTTCATAATTTATGTATTTTTATGTTATTGTGATGAtgatgaaaaaaataaaaaaatttaatggtttaaattttgaataatttaaaaaatattacaATAAAAAAAGCTAACATgatattaaaaaataaaaaatatgtcaattaaaatcattaaaaaatatataaattaaagAAAACACATTGAAATATCATGTCATTTATTCTGACAAGTATGATTGAATTTGACGAAGAATCAAAATATAAAAATCTTCGTATGTCAAGAATTCAAACTTTTTTTACCGTAATTTTTTAATATTCGTCCAAATGGGCAAAATATGCATCAATGATGCTTTGTAAATAgattttgtttaaaaaacaatgAATACAGGAAAAATGACAtagaaagaaagaaagaaaatacTATCAATAAACCTTTCTATCATATGAAACAACAAGTGAAACTTAATGATCATAGTCAAAATTTTATTCCTAAATACAATATCAAACAAGGAACTTATATTTTCACTTTTCCCCATAAATTTCCATTAAAAAATTGTAAACAACAATGTATTTCTAAAACCATTAAAAATTATAGAAAATTGACACCAACATACACAATTCAAAATCAATCTAATTGAGAAAAATCACTACCATTACTCTCTATCATTCtatattgatcatgaaattttacacCCATCATGTTCTTACTCAATCACAACCATTATAATTGAATCATAATGATAGTGAAATTATAAAATGTAAATTTTGTCAAAATTACATTTCTTCATTGTGATTCTATCAAACTCAATATCAATTTTAACataagcaaaaaaaaaaaatcagaGAAACATTGAAATTAATCCTTTGAGAAAGAAACTCTACCAAAACCTAAATGACCAATTTGATACAACTCATGCCAAACCTTTTCAGCTTCAAATTCAACATTGACATGAACATTATCCATTGGCGATGTTTGTTGCTCTACATCCAAACCTTCTTCTTTTTTTCCTTCCGTCACAACATCATCAACATCTTTATTCGCCATTTTGCATTTCTTCTTATGACAACATCTTTTCTTCTTATTCTTGTTCTTGCTCCCTAATCCCAAACATTTTCTTCCTAGAATCCAAGGTGCCTTTATAAAGCCTAACGCAAAACAATGTAACACAATACAAGGACAACAACACAGTGCAATACAATCGGCTACTAATCCTGATGTGCATGATTTACAGTTCTTGCCAGAACACTCTATCAAATCGGCTTCCCCATCATCTACCGTGGCGAATCTCTTGTTGGTAGATCTATTTCCCTCATTACGACCCTTATTTGATGAAGTTTTACTACTTGAAGTTCCATTTGAATTTCCGTCCATGCGATTCTCTTCTTTTTTTATCTCTCTACAAATTTGtaacaaaaatatttaaaataaaaaagtaaaaaCTATTTACCTTAAATGTTATctaaaaataatttattattaatattttttctttttataatCAATTTTGTATTATTCATATACATTGAATTTATGTCATAAGTATATTTTTTAAGAAcgaattaaaataaatataaaatttaatatatAATAGTACTAGAgttaggggtgttcaaaaccaaaccaacccaatagaaaaccgcaaaccaaacaaaaccaaaccgaaaccgcaaaaaaccgcatttggttcggatccgtttgggtcattttttaataaaaccgcacggtttggtttggtttgcggtttatattttgcaaaccgaactaaaccaaaccaaaccgcattatgttacaacccaaagttcacttatcccacatccaacccaaacctcaaacctagtatgctttaaccttacaattacaaacgattttctcttaatcacacttaaggtttcaatttcaaccttcttaaatctctcatagtagtatcacacattcttctcatcttcttttccatgtaggtctcgcctattctactctaataagtcctctattatgttctttcttttttatcttttatgttactattttctcttccaattacgtttttattgcacttttcttctcaatctcgcatctcttatgttctttttttcatcttctctaatctctcatctcatatgtttttttatgttttattataatgtctttgatattattttatgctactatttatatttgtcttttattccacttttgtTTAATCTGGTTTTCTGTATATTGAATGAaacgtttttgtctaaatatgatgaattttgatgttatttagtaatgtatgaatgactaaacacaaagttatgtcgTTATTTATAGGAGTATATATGACTCAATAAAAATGttataaaaaaccgaaccaaccgaaccaacccaaaccgcattgatttggtttggtttggtttggttttatttctaaaagtcaaccgaaccaaaccgaaccgcatgcttttttctcttgcggttcgggtGATTTTTTTCGcaaaaaccgcccaaaccgcaccgcgaacacccctaaCTAGAGTTTATCAATTCAAGTTACCCACAGTTTGTATTTAACTAtctaaaaataaaattttgtggaaaaaatatatttaaatagATGTAACTTATTTATTTAGTATAATGGTTATAAATAAACATCATCAGTtacataaaaaaaattaataattgTGATATCttacttatttatttttatgaattaaaatttCAAACATAAAATCATTTGATAAAAAAAGGATTGACcaattttattatattataattttttttagaatGGGTATATGTTATAAATTTTGTGTTCTCTTTTGACTAATTAATTACAATAAAGTCAAATATGTTTAATAAACTAACAATTATGtaagaaatatatatatatatatatatatatatatatatatatatatatatatatatatatatatatatatatatatatatatatatatatatatatatataattcttTTGGTCTCATATTTAGAGAAAATGtcattaaatttttttaatatatttaatttGCAGCACCAAGTAATTTTATTAGTAATTCTATGAACTTAATCGATTAATAAAAGATACATTCCAACACCAAGTAATTTTATGTTCAGAGTGACATTACTTGATacttttcaaaaatcaaaatGGCATATCACTCAAAACCAAAAActtaaaataaaattttcactCAAAATGACATTATTTTTTATGAAAGTAGACGTGGATTTTAATGGATATACACGCCAATAATCTTATCTCAATATAAACCCACTTtgttaaattaattattaaaagATCTCGACAAAAATCTACTATATTGTGCATATTAATAAA from Lathyrus oleraceus cultivar Zhongwan6 chromosome 1, CAAS_Psat_ZW6_1.0, whole genome shotgun sequence includes:
- the LOC127119475 gene encoding uncharacterized protein LOC127119475, with the translated sequence MDGNSNGTSSSKTSSNKGRNEGNRSTNKRFATVDDGEADLIECSGKNCKSCTSGLVADCIALCCCPCIVLHCFALGFIKAPWILGRKCLGLGSKNKNKKKRCCHKKKCKMANKDVDDVVTEGKKEEGLDVEQQTSPMDNVHVNVEFEAEKVWHELYQIGHLGFGRVSFSKD